Proteins from a genomic interval of Ptychodera flava strain L36383 chromosome 7, AS_Pfla_20210202, whole genome shotgun sequence:
- the LOC139137249 gene encoding serine-rich adhesin for platelets-like, translating to MALKHADRFWKIFAAVLVVLISTKLSRATSTVDPAGTVGNTCPEWTEWMDDENGGTLDPYSIGEFELINDLRGPYGFCDEPTDIECALADDTNTPYNESGQVSLTCNLQQGFLCFHSQQSGDCFNYAIRVLCETPCQAPTTRGKANTRTSSTSMQYSSRLSTYLGTDIVTQPSTTVGKTCTDQQSGDCFNYAIRVLCEAPCPSLTTQGNRMTELSSTLSPFSTDVSIASSTGESTTTSKVQTTTELASTDLKTSPNSGKSQMPSSTEFSTLSNTEKAVSTSDAQTPSQGTPTTANNQVTDIRTDPPTECPPADSGDCSEENLLCKTEYEVKASMNSEANFGPCVPQNVSEAFANEQRENLRDEMPLCCLQCVFNRGENSRRRRDTSGDIVTVVSRILVYDNSTVTAEAVLEAFVSSVRQSSVLGSYGLSYINGTASVVKQDLEPATPKLENDSFKMVVVICSTIAGLVVVITVALCFVCIIQRSFPTSKRGRKPAIYRNPLSKTQEGTLLMKEWSFGSATPKGKRQWTDKISAGVDTGSKDKLNVSSRERSDQMVSKRWSYLYGRGPNEQPRASEVQKGAHSLPRPGGYSQEKGQRGTDNYQEHVHSNGQRVTGRPDYAAFPKVIIRPPAQQRNLYYNIDSIGYSGYTL from the exons ATGGCTTTGAAGCATGCTGACCGATTCTGGAAGATTTTTGCCGCGGTTTTGGTGGTCCTCATTTCCACAAAACTGTCACGG gcTACAAGCACAGTTGACCCTGCAGGTACAG TCGGAAATACGTGTCCAGAGTGGACAGAATGGATGGATGATGAGAATGGAGGAACACTTGACCCCTATTCCATTGGAGAGTTTGAACTCATCAATGACTTGAGAGGACCCTATGGATTCTGTGATGAGCCAACTGATATTGAGTGTGCTTTGGCAGATGACACCAATACTCCGTACAACGAAAGTGGACAAGTTAGTCTGACATGTAACTTGCAGCAAGGATTTCTGTGTTTTCACAGCCAACAAAGCGGTGATTGTTTCAACTATGCGATCCGTGTACTTTGTGAAACACCATGCCAAGCACCAACGACACGAGGAAAAGCCAACACAAGAACGAGCTCAACATCAATGCAATATTCATCTCGTCTTTCTACTTATCTAGGCACTGATATTGTGACTCAACCATCAACAACTGTCGGAAAGACATGTACAGA CCAACAAAGTGGTGATTGTTTCAACTATGCAATCCGTGTGCTTTGTGAAGCACCATGCCCGTCACTGACGACACAAGGTAACCGAATGACAGAGCTGAGCTCTACGTTATCGCCGTTTTCGACTGACGTTTCCATTGCCTCTAGCACTGGTGAGTCTACCACAACATCGAAAGTGCAAACAACAACGGAACTCGCCTCGACCGATCTGAAGACATCTCCGAACAGCGGTAAATCGCAAATGCCATCGTCAACTGAATTTTCCACTCTCTCGAACACTGAAAAAGCCGTGTCGACATCGGATGCACAGACGCCGAGTCAAGGAACACCAACGACTGCCAACAATCAAGTTACGGACATCCGAACTGATCCGCCAACTGAATGTCCACCTGCTGATAGCGGCGATTGTTCAGAGGAGAACCTCCTCTGTAAGACCGAATACGAAGTGAAAGCCAGTATGAATTCCGAGGCGAACTTTGGACCATGTGTGCCACAAAACGTGTCCGAAGCATTTGCCAACGAG CAACGGGAAAACTTAAGAGATGAGATGCCCTTATGTTGTTTACAGTGTGTCTTCAATCg AGGCGAAAACTCAAGGAGAAGGCGAGACACTTCTGGCGACATCGTCACAGTCGTCAGTCGAATTTTAGTCTATGACAACTCGACAGTTACAGCTGAGGCCGTTTTAGAAGCCTTCGTATCCAGCGTTCGCCAGTCCAGTGTCCTCGGCTCTTATGGTCTCTCATATATAAATGGAACGGCATCTGTAGTGAAACaag ATCTTGAACCAGCGACACCTAAACTAGAAAACG aTTCTTTTAAAATGGTAGTGGTCATTTGTTCGACTATCGCTGGCCTTGTAGTGGTGATTACGGTGGCGCTATGTTTTGTGTGTATCATCCAGCGCTCATTTCCGACTAGCAAACGGGGACGGAAACCCGCCATATACCGGAATCCACTCAGCAAGACGCAAGAGGGCACACTCTTGATGAAGGAATGGTCCTTTGGCAGTGCGACTCCCAAAGGTAAACGGCAGTGGACTGATAAAATTTCCGCTGGCGTTGACACGGGCTCGAAGGACAAACTTAACGTGTCCAGTCGTGAACGCTCGGATCAAATGGTATCAAAACGGTGGTCCTATCTCTACGGACGCGGCCCAAATGAACAGCCGCGGGCGAGTGAAGTCCAGAAGGGAGCTCATAGTCTACCAAGACCTGGCGGATACAGCCAAGAAAAAGGTCAACGAGGAACCGACAATTATCAGGAACATGTACACAGCAATGGTCAAAGAGTAACGGGTCGTCCT GATTATGCGGCTTTTCCAAAGGTAATTATTCGACCCCCAGCACAGCAGAGGAACTTGTACTACAACATAGACTCGATTGGATACTCGGGATATACGTTGTAA